ATAATTGGCAAATTATTGCTGCTTTTCAAATGGCATTCTTTTCCTTTTTAGGGGTTGAATTTGTGGGTGTTTCCGCTGCGGAAACTAAAGATCCTTTGACCAATATTCCTCACTCTATTAATTCTGTGATTATGCGAATTTTGATTTTCTATATTGGCGCTTTAATGGCCATTATGGTTATTCAACCTTGGACAGATTACAATGCTGGTAAATCACCTTTTGTACAAGTCTTTGCCGGCATTGGTATTAAGGCAGCTGCAGGTATTATTAATTTTGTCGTATTGACAGCAGCGGCGTCTTCATTGAATAGTTCTCTGTTCACAACCGGGAGAATGTTATTCTCCCTTTCCAAACCGAAGAGCTACTTTGCTCAATTAAATAAGCAAGCCATCCCTATGCGTTCAATTACTTTATCTACCTGTATCGTTGCTTTAGTGGTCTTTATTAATTATCTATTTCCTGAAGGTGCCTTCAAACTTATTACCTCGGTAGCTTCTGCGGCTTTTCTAATTATTTATATGTTTTTAATGATTACTCATATTAAGTATCGCCAATCGATCGATTATCAACAGAGTAAGCAACTATTTAAATTACCTGGTGCACCCTACACAGATTATTTAACGATTATTTTTATGGCTATCATTTTTCTAATATTATTATTTAATCCCGAAACAACTATTACGACTATTATCACCATTGTTTGGTTCGTAATTATTTCTCTTTTGAGTTATAGCCAAGTAAAATCTTAGTAAAACTCTTAGATTGCATATTGATACAAATATGTCATCTAAGAGTTTTTTCTTGGTTGTATTCGTAAGCAAACAAATTGTAATCGCTTTCTATAAGTTATAAAATCTATATAGAAACATAAATATATAGGAGGTATCAATGATGAAAGCAGTTAGAATTTATGGTAAAGAAGATATCAGAGTTGAAGATGTTCCAATCAGTGATCCAAAACCAGATCAGATTCAAATAAAAGTTAAATACTGTGGTATTTGCGGCAGTGACTTACACGCCTATACTGATGGCTTCGGCTTACCAATGCACAAACATCCCATTACTGGCAGAGAAGTTCCGATTACTTTAGGACACGAATTTTCTGGTGAAGTTGTTAAATTAGGCAGTGAGATTACTGATTTTCAAATTGGCGATGCTGTAGCCATTGAACCATTAATTGCTTGTGGACACTGTGCTAATTGTCGTGCTGGTAACTATAATTTATGCTTAAATATGCATGCCGAAGATGGTGGCAATTTCTTAGGCTATTCTGATGACGGTGGGATGGCTGAATATGTTAATGCTCAAGCAAGCTTTGCTTATAAATTACCTAAAGGTATGAACTATGAATTAGGTGCATTAACTGAACCAACGGCAGTTGCTTATGAAGCTATCAAAAAGAGTGGTTTAATTGCTGGTCAAACTGTTGCTGTTATGGGTGCTGGTCCTATTGGCTTATTAACTGCTTTATTAGCTAAAACTATGAATGCCTCTCAAGTATACATTTCGGATCTTTCTGAAGAACGTTTGGCTAAAGCTCAAGAATTAGGTCTAACAACTCTTAATCCTTCACAAGTAGATGTTAACGACGAAATTAGAAAAGATTTACCAAATGGTGTAGATATTACTTTTGAATGCGCTGGTGCTCAGCCAACCTTGAATACAGCTCTCCAAATTACTCGGCGTGGAGGTATTGTTCAAATTGTGGCTATTTTTGGTAAACCCGTAACAATTGATTTAAGTGCTGCTACTATGCAAGGATACAATATCAATACAGTTTTGGCATATAATAACTCTTTTCCTCTAGTAATGGGGATGATTAATAATCATCAAGACTTATTCAAAAAATTAATCACTAATAAATTAGGATTTAACCAAGCCATAGAAGGAATTAAATCTTTGGCTACTGATAAGTCACAAGTTAAAATTATGATTTCACCAGAACTTTAGAATATCAAATAAGCTTATCAATTTTGTAACTTTCGTTGATAAGCTTATTTTTTTGACTTATTTTTAGATAAAATGCTAAGATTATTTCAATTCCATTTAAGGAGGTTAAAAATGAAAGGATACCTTTATTTAACAGTGGCTATTATTGGTGAAATTGTTGGCACCAACTTTTTAAAAGCTACTAATAATTTTCACTCTCTCATACCATCTTTAGTCTGTATTTGTTCTTATTGTGTTTGTTTTTATTCATTAACATTAGCCTTGGATTCAATACCATTAAATATTGCTTACGCCTTGTGGGGAGCAATTGGTATTACCTTAATTACTGCTACTTCGTATTTTATTTGGAAAGAACCTTTGAATGTTCCTACTTTAATCGGTTTAATCCTAATTATTCTGGGAACCGTTCTAGTAGAATTCTATCATTCATAAAGGAAAGCTGAGACTAAAAATCGTCCCAGCTCCTATAATACATATTATTTTTGATAGGGTGCTGACTGTGCTAATTCATCAATTTTATCATAAAATGCATCCGCGTTTACTTGAGTTACAAAATCAA
The nucleotide sequence above comes from Bombilactobacillus bombi. Encoded proteins:
- a CDS encoding 2,3-butanediol dehydrogenase, whose amino-acid sequence is MKAVRIYGKEDIRVEDVPISDPKPDQIQIKVKYCGICGSDLHAYTDGFGLPMHKHPITGREVPITLGHEFSGEVVKLGSEITDFQIGDAVAIEPLIACGHCANCRAGNYNLCLNMHAEDGGNFLGYSDDGGMAEYVNAQASFAYKLPKGMNYELGALTEPTAVAYEAIKKSGLIAGQTVAVMGAGPIGLLTALLAKTMNASQVYISDLSEERLAKAQELGLTTLNPSQVDVNDEIRKDLPNGVDITFECAGAQPTLNTALQITRRGGIVQIVAIFGKPVTIDLSAATMQGYNINTVLAYNNSFPLVMGMINNHQDLFKKLITNKLGFNQAIEGIKSLATDKSQVKIMISPEL
- a CDS encoding amino acid permease, whose protein sequence is MAEKKSLSRSLSARHVSMIAIGGTIGTGLFLGSGESIHKAGPFILVIYLITGFFVFLMMRALGELLLSDTDTIIFVDFIKKYLGERTGFIMGWTYWLGWLVIAMSELTAVGTYMQFWFPHVPAWIWELLFLGLLYLINIVAVSAFGETEFWFALIKIIAILAIIATAVIMLLFHVHTSQGAVRLSNLWRFGVSSGNNWQIIAAFQMAFFSFLGVEFVGVSAAETKDPLTNIPHSINSVIMRILIFYIGALMAIMVIQPWTDYNAGKSPFVQVFAGIGIKAAAGIINFVVLTAAASSLNSSLFTTGRMLFSLSKPKSYFAQLNKQAIPMRSITLSTCIVALVVFINYLFPEGAFKLITSVASAAFLIIYMFLMITHIKYRQSIDYQQSKQLFKLPGAPYTDYLTIIFMAIIFLILLFNPETTITTIITIVWFVIISLLSYSQVKS
- a CDS encoding DMT family transporter, with translation MKGYLYLTVAIIGEIVGTNFLKATNNFHSLIPSLVCICSYCVCFYSLTLALDSIPLNIAYALWGAIGITLITATSYFIWKEPLNVPTLIGLILIILGTVLVEFYHS